TGACATGGTAGGAGAAGCTGGCTTCGGGGGGCACGTACTTGGGGATGGCGGCGATGGCCTGTTGGGTTCTGTCGCCGTAGCCGGCCGGCACCTTGAGCTCGTAGGCCTTGTCCGGCGTCGAGTCGAGCCGCAGCTCGGGGTTGAGGAAGGCCAGCTCGGTCGCCTCCAGCCCCAGCGCCGTGGAGAGAACCGACAGCTTGGCGGGTTTGGCGACCGAGACGGTGTCGTATTTGGCGGGCGCATAGGTCGCCGGCAGGGCGATGCCGTACTTCTCCGGGTTCTGGGTGATGAGAACGACGGCGATGAATCGGGGGACGAAGCGGGCGGTCTCGAAGGGGAGCCGGGTGAAGAGATCCCAGAAGTCGTCCAAGTAGTTGATGTGCTGGGTGTTGATGACCCGCTGGACGCCCCACTCGCCGCAATTGTATGCGGCCAGCGCCGTCGCCCAATCGCCGAAAGCCGTATGCAGGTCGTTCAGATGCTTGATGGCGGCCCGGGTGGCTTTCTCGGGATCCATCCGTTCGTCCACCCACTGGTCCCGACTCAGCCCGTACCGGTAGCCGGTCGAGGCGATGAACTGCCATAGACCGAGGGCCCGGGCCTTTGAGAGGGCGCGGGTCATGTAGCCGCTTTCGATGACCGGGAGCCACGACAGCTCCTCGGGTAGGCCCGCTTTGCGGAATTCGGCCGCGATCAGCTCGCGGTAGAGGCCCGATCGCTTATAAGCTTCCAGGAAGGAGCCGCGTTCGACCGTCTGGAAGCTCTTAATTTCGTCCAGAACCCATTTGTTCTCGATAAGCGGGATGGCCTTGCCGCCGGTCCCGGCCGGGTTGGCTTGGCAGGCATAGATCTCCTGAACCCGCTGGGCGATCAGGATGCGGAGGTCGTTCTTTTCCTGGAGCAGCGGCGAATCCGCGGGCACTTCGGCCTTGAGCATCAAGGCGTAAGCCCGATCCAGGGCTTTGAGGGACCCGTCCAGGTCGCCCCCTTCGCGGCAGGTCTTGGCTTCGGTGTAGGCGTCAAGGGCTTCTTCGAGCGAAGCCGCCGCGCCCCCCTTGGTCGGGCTGTTCGTGTCCTCGATCCCCGTTTCGGCCGCGGCTTTCTTTTCTTCGGGGGGGATGATCGTCTTCGGCGATTCCTTGGCGGCGTCCTTGGGAATGTCGGCAGTCGAGGCCGGTTTGA
This sequence is a window from Candidatus Aminicenantes bacterium. Protein-coding genes within it:
- a CDS encoding transglycosylase SLT domain-containing protein, translated to MFRYIGIVSILALLAGCSKPPKPNIVPRIDPTTGKTVSQTELKPASTADIPKDAAKESPKTIIPPEEKKAAAETGIEDTNSPTKGGAAASLEEALDAYTEAKTCREGGDLDGSLKALDRAYALMLKAEVPADSPLLQEKNDLRILIAQRVQEIYACQANPAGTGGKAIPLIENKWVLDEIKSFQTVERGSFLEAYKRSGLYRELIAAEFRKAGLPEELSWLPVIESGYMTRALSKARALGLWQFIASTGYRYGLSRDQWVDERMDPEKATRAAIKHLNDLHTAFGDWATALAAYNCGEWGVQRVINTQHINYLDDFWDLFTRLPFETARFVPRFIAVVLITQNPEKYGIALPATYAPAKYDTVSVAKPAKLSVLSTALGLEATELAFLNPELRLDSTPDKAYELKVPAGYGDRTQQAIAAIPKYVPPEASFSYHVIRSGDTLWSIAQKYRTSLDMVIKLNGITRNALLLPGKRLKVPGKGGLAAN